A region from the Bactrocera dorsalis isolate Fly_Bdor chromosome 1, ASM2337382v1, whole genome shotgun sequence genome encodes:
- the LOC125780237 gene encoding microfibril-associated glycoprotein 4-like isoform X1 has protein sequence MAHRLIFLSILCGHLLYSGICSAPIQSSANVAPFLTYLCDDDLLKSAVNKMEFLSLKLENYNLRIQSEFVAMKEQLLREVKTNLELLDSKITTKCNEESKNVVAAPPATKKAASCTEAMRQENGKYGESGVYELYLPEFLHHPFYVYCLRDPDGDEPWTVIQRRQNNDTDFYRGWFEYEHGFGDLNANFFLGLDKIHALTHSRTHELWFQLEDFENEKRFAKYDFFAIGNAQDKYELIAVGKYSGTAGDSLSYHLGQKFTTKDKHNDEDSDNCAVRHKAAWWYKHCLESNLNGLYLGGEYPKSQEGRGVVWYPWHGIYYSLKYVHMAIRPKYYH, from the exons ATGGCGCATCGTTTGATCTTCTTGTCCATTCTGTGTGGGCATCTTTTGTATTCGGGGATTTGTTCGGCACCTATTCAAAGTAGTGCCAATGTAGCG CCATTTCTCACCTATCTTTGTGACGATGATTTATTGAAGAGCGCGGTCAATAAGATGGAGTTCTTGAGCCTCAAACTAGAGAATTATAATCTGCG tattcaAAGTGAATTTGTGGCAATGAAGGAGCAGCTTCTTCGTGAAGTAAAAACGAATCTCGAATTGTTAGATTCGAAAATTACAACGAAATG taatGAAGAGAGCAAAAATGTGGTTGCTGCGCCACCTGCAACCAAGAAAGCAGCATCGTGTACCGAAGCGATGCGTCAAGAAAACGGGAAATATGGAGAGAGTGGCGTTTATGAACTTTATCTGCCAGAATTTCTTCATCATCCTTTCTATGTTTATTGCTTACGTGATCCCGATGGCGATGAACCATGGACCGTAATTCAACGTCGTCAAAACAACGACACCGACTTCTATCGTGGGTGGTTCGAGTATGAACACGGTTTCGGCGATTTGAATGCCAATTTCTTCCTCGGCTTGGATAAAATACATGCATTGACTCATTCGCGAACTCATGAGCTTTGGTTTCAATTGGAGGATTTTGAAAATGAGAAACGTTTTGCCAAGTACGATTTTTTCGCTATAGGCAACGCTCAAGATAAGTATGAGTTAATTGCGGTTGGAAAATATTCAGGCACGGCCGGTGATTCGTTGTCTTATCATCTGGGGCAAAAATTCACCACTAAAGATAAGCACAACGACGAAGATAGTGATAACTGTGCAGTACGACATAAGGCCGCTTGGTGGTATAAGCATTGTCTTGAGAG CAATCTGAACGGTTTATATTTAGGAGGAGAATATCCAAAAAGTCAGGAAGGCAGAGGCGTAGTGTGGTATCCCTGGCATGGAATTTATTACTccctcaaatatgtacatatggctaTAAGACCAAAGTATTATCACTGA
- the LOC125780237 gene encoding ryncolin-2-like isoform X2 translates to MEFLSLKLENYNLRIQSEFVAMKEQLLREVKTNLELLDSKITTKCNEESKNVVAAPPATKKAASCTEAMRQENGKYGESGVYELYLPEFLHHPFYVYCLRDPDGDEPWTVIQRRQNNDTDFYRGWFEYEHGFGDLNANFFLGLDKIHALTHSRTHELWFQLEDFENEKRFAKYDFFAIGNAQDKYELIAVGKYSGTAGDSLSYHLGQKFTTKDKHNDEDSDNCAVRHKAAWWYKHCLESNLNGLYLGGEYPKSQEGRGVVWYPWHGIYYSLKYVHMAIRPKYYH, encoded by the exons ATGGAGTTCTTGAGCCTCAAACTAGAGAATTATAATCTGCG tattcaAAGTGAATTTGTGGCAATGAAGGAGCAGCTTCTTCGTGAAGTAAAAACGAATCTCGAATTGTTAGATTCGAAAATTACAACGAAATG taatGAAGAGAGCAAAAATGTGGTTGCTGCGCCACCTGCAACCAAGAAAGCAGCATCGTGTACCGAAGCGATGCGTCAAGAAAACGGGAAATATGGAGAGAGTGGCGTTTATGAACTTTATCTGCCAGAATTTCTTCATCATCCTTTCTATGTTTATTGCTTACGTGATCCCGATGGCGATGAACCATGGACCGTAATTCAACGTCGTCAAAACAACGACACCGACTTCTATCGTGGGTGGTTCGAGTATGAACACGGTTTCGGCGATTTGAATGCCAATTTCTTCCTCGGCTTGGATAAAATACATGCATTGACTCATTCGCGAACTCATGAGCTTTGGTTTCAATTGGAGGATTTTGAAAATGAGAAACGTTTTGCCAAGTACGATTTTTTCGCTATAGGCAACGCTCAAGATAAGTATGAGTTAATTGCGGTTGGAAAATATTCAGGCACGGCCGGTGATTCGTTGTCTTATCATCTGGGGCAAAAATTCACCACTAAAGATAAGCACAACGACGAAGATAGTGATAACTGTGCAGTACGACATAAGGCCGCTTGGTGGTATAAGCATTGTCTTGAGAG CAATCTGAACGGTTTATATTTAGGAGGAGAATATCCAAAAAGTCAGGAAGGCAGAGGCGTAGTGTGGTATCCCTGGCATGGAATTTATTACTccctcaaatatgtacatatggctaTAAGACCAAAGTATTATCACTGA